In Elaeis guineensis isolate ETL-2024a chromosome 1, EG11, whole genome shotgun sequence, a genomic segment contains:
- the LOC105033897 gene encoding transcription termination factor MTERF4, chloroplastic gives MKALGYHGITITGSCVLFSPSKSPNLCLSCLTQQYPFTRKILDYSGSIQKKKSNALITSRILATSSASSAPSIASTRSAAASPSSSLYARPSLLQMRNERAANRARLYEFLRGLGVVPDELDGLELPVTVDVMRERVDFLHSLGLTIEDINNYPLVLGCSVKKNMIPVLDYLGKLGVRKATITEFLRRYPQVLHASVVVDLAPVVKYLQGLDIKAGDVPRVLERYPELLGFKLEGTMSTSVAYLIGIGVARRELGGVLTRYPEILGMRVGRVIKPFVEYLESLGLPRLAVARLIEKRPHILGFGLEDQVKPNVEALLEFGVRKEALASVIAQYPDIMGIELKAKLLSQQSLFESSILVSRDEYGRVIEKMPQAVSLSRSTVSKHVDFFEGCGFLLKQVSRMVVGCPQLLALNLDIMRMSFEYFQTEMDGDLEELVAFPAFFTYGLESTIRPRHQIIAEKGLKCSLGWLLNCSDEKFKERMNYDSIGIEEMETEPSFDMKTLLKPREEDDSGSEYDEDSEFEDSDDEFM, from the coding sequence ATGAAAGCTCTCGGCTACCACGGCATCACAATAACCGGCTCCTGCGTTCTCTTCTCCCCCTCCAAATCCCCAAATCTTTGCCTCAGCTGCCTCACCCAGCAATATCCCTTCACCAGAAAAATCCTCGATTATTCTGGAAGCATCCAGAAGAAGAAGAGCAATGCCCTCATCACTTCAAGAATTCTCGCAACTTCCTCCGCCTCCTCGGCACCCTCCATCGCTTCGACCCGCAGCGCCGCCGCCAGCCCTTCCTCTTCCCTCTATGCTCGGCCCAGCCTCCTCCAGATGAGGAACGAGCGCGCCGCCAACCGCGCCCGCCTTTACGAGTTCCTCCGCGGGCTCGGCGTCGTCCCGGACGAGCTCGACGGCCTCGAGCTCCCCGTCACCGTCGACGTCATGCGGGAGCGCGTCGACTTCCTCCACTCCCTCGGCCTCACCATCGAGGACATCAACAATTACCCCCTCGTCCTTGGTTGCAGCGTCAAGAAGAACATGATCCCCGTTCTCGATTACCTCGGGAAGCTGGGTGTCCGCAAGGCCACCATCACGGAATTCTTGCGGCGGTACCCGCAGGTCCTCCATGCGAGCGTCGTCGTCGATCTTGCACCTGTCGTGAAGTACTTGCAGGGTCTCGACATCAAGGCCGGCGACGTCCCTCGGGTCCTTGAGCGGTACCCGGAGCTGCTCGGGTTCAAATTGGAGGGCACCATGAGCACATCGGTTGCCTATCTGATTGGAATTGGAGTTGCAAGAAGAGAGCTAGGAGGTGTTCTCACTCGATATCCTGAGATACTTGGGATGCGGGTTGGGAGAGTGATCAAGCCTTTCGTCGAATACCTTGAGAGCCTGGGTTTACCGAGGCTGGCGGTGGCAAGATTGATTGAGAAAAGGCCTCACATTCTTGGCTTTGGCTTGGAGGACCAAGTGAAACCCAATGTCGAGGCTCTGCTGGAGTTTGGTGTTCGGAAGGAGGCATTAGCTTCTGTGATAGCGCAGTATCCAGACATTATGGGTATTGAGCTGAAGGCTAAGCTTCTCTCGCAGCAAAGCTTGTTTGAATCGAGTATTTTGGTCAGTCGTGATGAATATGGAAGAGTGATTGAGAAAATGCCTCAAGCTGTTAGTCTTAGCCGCTCTACTGTGTCGAAGCATGTTGATTTCTTTGAAGGCTGCGGCTTTTTGTTGAAGCAGGTGAGCAGAATGGTTGTTGGCTGCCCTCAATTGCTTGCATTGAATCTAGATATTATGAGAATGAGCTTCGAGTATTTTCAGACGGAGATGGATGGGGATTTGGAGGAGCTGGTGGCTTTTCCTGCTTTCTTTACATATGGTCTTGAGTCTACAATAAGACCAAGGCATCAGATTATTGCCGAGAAAGGGCTGAAGTGTTCACTTGGATGGCTGCTCAATTGTTCTGACGAGAAATTTAAAGAACGGATGAATTATGACTCTATTGGGATTGAGGAAATGGAAACAGAACCATCATTTGACATGAAGACATTGTTAAAACCTAGGGAGGAAGATGATTCTGGATCTGAATACGATGAAGACAGTGAGTTTGAGGACAGTGATGATGAATTTATGTGA